The following DNA comes from Marinilactibacillus sp. Marseille-P9653.
AAGGATTCGCACTAGGATCGACACTTCTCAATTCTACTCGTGTAGACATGCCTCTAGAAGCAGGCACTCGTACTAACGGTGTACGATTCGTACCAGACCAAGCTACATATACAGGCGCTTCAAATCCGGGCGTTAATCGTTTATATGAATTAACGATTGGATTACAGATAGCTGTATACGACTTGGCGTGATCCAGTATACCAGCGATAAATTGATAGGCAGTATTACTTAATTGATCGACGTTAGCTTCATCAAAGAACGCATTACCTTCTTCGGTAAATAAAGACATATTAAAATGCATTCCTGAACCACTAATATTTGCTGTTGGTTTAGGCATGAAAGTAGCGTGTAAGCCATGTTTACGCGCTACCGTTTTGACAATCAGTTTAAATGTTTGAATATTATCGCAAGCTTCTATTGCATCTGCGTATTTCCAGTCGATTTCGTGTTGACCAGGAGCGACCTCATGATGACTAGCTTCAATTTCAAAGCCAAGCGCCTCTAATTCTAAAACAATGTCTCTACGACAATTTTCTGCTAAGTCAGTTGGTGCTAAATCAAAATATCCACCATTGTCATTTAAAGTTTTACTAGGTTTCCCGTTTTCATCTAGTTTAAATAAGAAGAATTCAGGCTCTGGTCCTAGATTGAACTTTGTAAATCCAGCCTCATTCATTTCTTTCAACACTCGACGAAGGTTACTTCTTGGATCACCAGCAAACGGCGTTCCGTCCGGATTATAGACATCACAGATAAATCTAGCGATGGTTCCCTTTACAGTTTCAAGTTCCCACGGAAAAACTAACCATGTATCTAGGTCTGGATGAAGTTTCATATCACTTTGATCTATATCTACAAATCCATCAATTGATGAACCATCAAAGGCAATTTCATTATCCATCACTTTTTCTAACTGACTGATAGGTACTTCTACATTTTTTATAATGCCATCTATGTCTGTAAACATAAGACGCAAAAAGCGTACCTCTTTCTCTTTAGCTTGCTTTAAAATTTCCTCTTTGGTAAAGGAGGACATTGATCAACACTCATCCCTTCAGTTTCTTATAATTTTGTCTCTTATTAGACTAAAGGACACCCTCATCATTGTCAAATAATAAGGGCTATATTGCTAGATTAAAAGTCTTCAAGCAATTATGTATTTTGTAGTTCATTATGTCGGTCCATCTATATATTTAGGTCTTAAAACAAAAAGAGCACTGTCCCCCGAAGGAACAGCGACTCTATAAAAGTATATACTTTTTCTACGTACTATTTTACTGCATCTTTAAGAGCTTTACCCGCTTTGAATGCAGGTACTTTGCTTGCAGGGATTTGGATTTCTTCCCCAGTTTGAGGATTACGTCCTTTACGTGCAGCGCGATCACGAACTTCAAAGTTACCGAAGCCAATTACTTGAACTTTTTCTCCGTTAGCTAGTGATTCTTTAATTGTTTCGAATACTGATTCTACTGCAGCAGTAGCGTCCTTTTTAGTAAGGTCAGTTGCTGCTGAAACTTTTTCGATTAATTCTGCTTTATTAGCCATCGTACATTTTCACCTCCTCATAAGAAGATCTATGTAAGCCATCAGATGTGACTTACGATCTTTCAAAAACATCCCTTTAAACATAAAATGAATGTGTTGGGTGAAATAGTCTTCTTACGACATTTCATTTAAAAAGATACCATAGAAACGTTGATACTGCAATGATTTTGTTGAAAAGAATCACTAAACTTTATTTCTTTCGTCATAACCTTTTTCACTTGACTTATAAAGAAATTTTTAATTTCGATTTACAGAAGCTTACACTGTCTATAGGCTGTTTACCTAGTGATATCCTAGGTACGAGCAAAATAAGCAGATAGGCTGTCTACGTACGTCTACGTGCTATAATATGAATAGGCGTACCTTCAAAATCAAATGTTGCTCTAAACCTATTCTCCAGATAACGTTTATAAGAAAAGTGTAGTAATTCCGGATCATTTACAAAGATAATAAAAGTCGGCGGACTCACACTCACTTGAGTTGTATAGTAAATTTTAAGCCTTCTACCTTTATCTGTTGGTGTTGGGTTAGTTGCTACAGCATCCATCACCACGTCGTTTAAGATAGACGATTGAATACGTAGATGCTGATTTCTATAAACGCGTTCAATGATATCAGGAAGCTTATCTAGGCGTTTTTTAGAAATTGCTGAAACAAAGATAACTGGAGCGTAACTTAAATATCTGAATTCTTCTCTAACTTCTAACTCAAAATCTCTAAGTGTATTTGTTTCTTTTTCAACCGTATCCCATTTATTGACAACAATAATGATACCTTTACCCGCTTCATGAGCATAACCAAATACTTTCTTATCTTGCTCTCTAATACCTTCTTCAGCATTGATGACACATAGAACAACTTCAGATCTTTCAATGGCTCTCATGGCTCTCAAGACACTATATTTCTCAGTGTTCTCATAGACTTTACCTTTTTTACGAATACCTGCTGTATCTATAATAGCAAATTCTCGACCATCATCTGTTTCGAATTTTGTATCGACGGCTTCTCTTGTTGTTCCAGCAATATCTGAAACAATCACTCGGTCTTCACCAATGATCGCATTCACCAGACTGGATTTACCTACATTGGGTCTTCCAATCAAACTGAAACGAATCGTACCTTCATCAAACTCTTCATCAAGATCTTCTGGAAACTCAGCAACAACTGCATCTAATAAGTCTCCAAGCCCTAAACCATGTGAACCAGAAATTGGAAATGGATCTCCCAATCCTAATGAATAAAATTCGTAACTGTACGTTCTTGATTCTGGATTATCTGCTTTATTAACAGCTAATACAACTGGTTTTCCTGAACGATATAAAATTGGCGCAACTTGCTCATCGGCATCTGTTACACCTTCACGAATACTAGCCAGCATAATAATGACATCTGCTTCTTCAATAGCAATTTGTGCCTGATTTCTGATTTGCGCATTAAGCGGTTCATCTTCCATCGTTATACCACCAGTATCAATTAACGTAAACTCTTTCCCTAACCATTCTGCACTTGCATAAATTCTATCACGTGTTACGCCTGAAACATCTTCTACTATGGAGATACGTTCTCCTACTATACGATTAAAAATGGTTGATTTTCCGACGTTTGGACGTCCAACTATTGCTACTACCGGTTTTGTCATAAACGTTCACCTTCTTTCTTGATTTTTGTAAGTTCATTTAGTGATTACAGCATTTCAAAAACATACACCCAACCCCACGAAAACAGAAAATCGTTTCAGCGGGTTTGGGTGCTATCGTTTTAATGAATTAAAAGATATAGTTTGCTTACTCTTGATCGTCGTTGTTCAATAGGCTTGATAATTGATCACCAATTTGGTCACCTAAAGTGAAAGTGCCATCTTCATCATCGTCACCAAACGAAGATTTAGTTACTTGTTGTGGTTTAGATGATGATGGTTTCTTAGATTTGTTAGCAGCCGGCTTAGATGCTTGCTCAGGCGCTTCTTCCAAAGCTTTGATACTTAGTGAAATACGTTCTTCAGAAGGGCTAACACTTAATACTTTCACTTGAATTTCTTCATCTTTAGCCACAACTTCATGAGGTGTTTCTACATGTTTGTGTGCCATTTCAGAAATGTGAACTAAACCTTCAACACCCGGTTTAACTTCTACAAAAGCTCCAAAATCTGTTACGCGTTTAACTTTACCTGTAACAACAGATCCTTCAGGTAATTCTTCTTCAAGATTATCCCAAGGTCCAGCTAAAGTATCTTTGATAGATAATGAGATACGTTCTTTATCTCTATCTACGCTTAATACTTTAACATCAACTTCGTCACCAGCGTTTAATTTTTCTTTAGGATGTCCAATTCTTTCATGAGAAATTTCAGAAATGTGAACAAGTCCATCAACGCCACCAAGGTTAACGAAAGCACCAAAGTTAGTCAATCTAACAACTGTTCCTTTAACTGTTGAACCTTCTTCTAATGCGTCAAAAGCTTCTTCTTTGATTTTAGCTTGTTCATCAGCCATTAATGCTTTTCTAGAAAGAATTAATTGGCGTTCGTTAGGATCGATTTCAAGAATCTTAAACGTATACGTTTGACCTTCAAACTGATTCAGGTCGCTTACATACTGTACATCCATTTGAGAAGCAGGAACAAATCCTCTTACTCCAGCATCTACAGTTAATCCGCCTTTAACTACACGAGTAACTGGCGCTTCAATCGTTTCGCCATTATCAAATTTAGTCTGAAGTTCTTCCCACACTTTTCTTTGATCTACACGTTTTTTAGAAAGAACAAAGCTTCCTTGTTCTTTATCTTTTACGTCACGTAAAACAACTACATCAATTACGTCGCCAACTTTAACAACGTCTGATGGGTGTTCAAAACGTTCAGTTGAAAGTTCTTTTGGAGGGATGATACCTTCTTGTCCTCCACCAAGTCCTACGATGACTTGTTTTTCGCTATCAATTACTAGAACTTCACCTTGAACCAGGTCTCCCGGTGTAATGTCTACAACGTCTTTTAAAACGTCTGACATTGATTCTGAATCAGAATCTGAAGAACCGACAGCTGGTTGAACTTGAGCGTCTTCGTTCTCTGCCATTACATCTTCTGGATCTGTTCCAGCTGCTGAGTTTACAATCACTTGCTCTTTTGCAACTTCTTGTGATTCTTGATCCACTGTGTTGTTGTTTTCGAATTCGTTTGTATTTTCTTTATCTGTCATAATATGTGTGCCTCCCAATGCCAATATTTCTACTCTATTAATTGTACATAAAATAAGCTGAATTTTCCACTAAAACATTTGAAACGCATTATTTCTGATATTCTGGATATTTTTCAAAGATAATAGATTCAATTTTTTCAGTCACTTCTTCAATAGAAAAGGCTGTTGTATCGATTTCAACTGCATCATCTGCTTTTTTTAACGGAGAAACTGCTCTTGTAGAATCCTTACGATCTCTCTCTCTGATTTCTTGTTTTAATTTTGTTAAATCAGATTCGATTCCTTTTTCCAAATTCTCTTTGTGTCTGCGCTCAGCTCGCTCGTCTACGCTTGCTACCAAAAAGATTTTCACACTGGCATTTGGTAGTACCACGGTCCCAATATCACGACCATCCATGATCACATTTTTACTGGAGGCCATCTCTCTTTGTCGCTGAACCAATACCGTTCTCACATCTGGATGAGCAGCAACAAGAGAAACTGCATTCGTTACATCATTTTGTCTGATGTCCATCGTCACTTCCACATCGTTACAATAGACCAGTTGACCGTTATCTGATCTCTTAAAGTCGATGACTAACTGATTCAGTTCATTGACGATTGCATTCTGGTTCGTCAAATCTAATTGATTCTTTATAGCAATATAGGTGATTGCTCGATACATTGCTCCACTATCTACATAGATCAAGTCAAGGTGGTCAGCAATCTTTTTAGCCACTGTACTTTTCCCTGACGAGGCAGGTCCATCTATAGCCACAGTCAATTGATTATTCAACACATACTTCACACTTTCAATTTTTATTTAAGTCGATTAGTTTACTTTTAACACTTGACCCACAAAGACTGTTTCACTAGACAATCCATTTAATTGCATCAGTTCCTGTGTAGTCATTCCATGATTTAAGGCAATGCGGTACATGTTATCCCCCGCTTTTACCGTATACGTTTCTCCTGCCGCTGCTGGTTCTTCAGTGGTTTCATCGGCTTCTTCAGAAGCATCATTACTACCTGCTTGATCTGTATTAGATTCTGCTGGCTCACTAGCTGGTTGATTTTCTTCAGTCGTTTCCGTTTCTGACTCACTCTCAGAATCCGGTTGTGGCTGCACGGGTTCTTCTACAGTTTCTTCAGCAGGCTCTTCCACTGTTTCTTCAGTATCTTCTGGTTCCTCAGCTACTTCAGGTTCTTCTTCGGCCTCGGGCTCTTCTTCTGATTCTGTAGTTGCTGGCTGTTCTACAGTCGGTTGTTGTGAATTAGGGAAATTAGGTTCTCTTTGACTATACCAGGCGTATGTACCTAATGTTACAACAATGATTAAAACTAGAAATACCACTGTAACAGTCAGGATAGGAGAAATACTTTTCTCGCGTTCTCGTTTAGCTTTTCGAGACATAGCCTGATCGTCATAATCTACTTCTTCATCAAATCGTTTCGACCACAGTTCTTCCATCGACTCGCGATCTTTCTTACTCATAGTGATTCCTCCTCAAGTTCTATCATAGTTATTGTATCATATTTTAGCTTAATTCATAGATTCCTCATCAAGTTTATACAATTGTTTCAAACGAAGTCTCCAGTCAATTGTTGCGCTTTTGACGACTAAATGATCTTCTTCTTCATCAAAGAAATAAGTCTCCAAATCTGCCGTGCACTGGCTGCAACAACGTTCTGGCTTTTCCGTTATTGACTCATCGAAATATCGAAGCAGATGTGCTCTTTTACATTCTTTGGTGAACAAGTACTGCATCATATATTCTAATTGCTCTTTTTTAAGACGTTCTCTAGACTCTATCTGGTGTAAAGCAACTCTATAAGGGATAGAGGCATTCACATAATACTGGGCAATTTGAACTTTAGGATCTGTTTGCTCTTGTTTGATTTTGTGCTGATACTTATAAATGTATTCTAGTAGAGATGCATCGGGTAGGCTATTTTCTTGCAGTCTAATTTGTAAATACTGATCTCCTTGCTCGAAAAGCAGTATGGCAATACCTTCTTTACCATCTCGGCTACATCTTCCGATTTCTTGCAAGTACATCTCAGGATTAGAGGGCATATGATAATGGATAACGTACCTTATATCCGGTTTATCGATGCCCATCCCAAAAGCGCTTGTTGCACAAATAACTTGAATCGAGTTGTCTATAAACTGCTGCTGGACTTTAACTTTGTCGTCAATCGTCAAATCAGAATGATAACTTTCAGCTCGGATCCCTAATTCAGTTCTCAAGACTGAAGCCATTTCATCAGCCAGTTTTTTGCTTGAAAAATAAACAATTCCAGGACTTTTCAACTGATGAACGAGTTCCTTTAAGCGATCTTTTTTATTCCCCTCACAGATCTCTACTTTTAATTTTATCGAGGATCTGTCCACTGAGTGGATAATCTCTCTAGTTTCCATAGAATCAATGTCCAAAGATTGTTTGATCTCACTACGAACTTGTTCCGTTGCTGTTGCGGTCAGAGCCATTGTTGTAGGATGATTGAGTTTCCTTTTGACCTCACCAATTTTAAGGTAATCTGGTCGGAAATCCATTCCCCATTGAGAGATGCAGTGGGCTTCGTCAACGACAAACAAGGCAATGTCTAGTTGAGAAAGTTTTGTCATCAAAAACTCGAATTGAATCATTTCTGGAGAGATATAAAGAAATTTCAACTTGTGAAGATTTTTTATAATTCTTCTTTTTTCGTTTCTAGACGATAAGCTATTTAAAGCTGCTACTTGCCGTTCTCCATTACTTTTCAGTTTTTCAACCTGGTCCTGCATCAATGATAGTAGTGGTGAGACAATCAGAACTAGACCTTCTTTTATATAAGCAGGTAATTGATAACAGATTGATTTTCCACTCCCAGTTGGTAACATAACCACCGAGTCTACTTCTTGAAGGGCTGCTTGAATAGCTTCTTTTTGACCAGATCTAAAGGTCTTGTAATTGAATTTTTCATAAAGTATTTGCTCTAGTGTTTTCTCTGCCATATCTAATCCTTTCAATCTCTACTAGTCTAAACCACATAAACATCAGATCTTCATGATCTTGTTTTGCTTGTTTATAGGAATACTTGGGATTTTGTTCAAAGGCACTATTTAAACGCTCATATTGATCCGCTGGAATATATGGCTGGATATTGAAGCCTGGGTGAATAAGATAAATTTCAAGGATATGTTCTCTAATCGTATTTAATTTTAATTGTCTAATTTCTGAGATTCTCTCTACACTATGCCCTTCATTTATCATCAAATAAGTATCGTAGGTACTTTTAGATAATCCGAAATAAGTACGCTGATCTAGATAGGCTACAAAATCATTTAACAAAAGACCTTCAGAGGCTTTGGCTTGGATGATCAATTGTTCGAAGGTATCGTTTAAGCGTACATTCAATTCTACAGATTCCATTTCTAGACTTTCCGCTAGCTGTCGATTCGTTTTTCCAATGATATCATGCCCAGTTAATTTTCCAACAATCATACTTGCTTCCTCTTCTGTAAACATTAAAAGCAAGTCATACAATTCGGTTGCCCACTGGAGAGCTAATTGATCCATTGGTGTTTTCTGCTTACTCAACCATTCTTTAACCGATTCCTGATCAATTGGTTCCTTAATGGAAGGACTATACTTTTTATTGTCATATCTTTTCTCAGAGAATATTTGAGAAACTAATTGTATTTGTAGATAAAACGAATTTCTAAGTGTGGCATTTTCAAGAGAACGAATAGCTTCTGGATACTTTTTATTTTCAAAATACTGAGTCAATGCTTTGTAGCCAAGCGAAGTTAAAAGGTAACCATCTTCCTCACTACCTTGAAGTAAATTTTTAGAAGAAAGCGTCTGTAGATAATGTTCTAGATGTTCTTTTTTTAATTCTTTGAATAGTCCAAAAGCAGGAAACAGCTGCTCATTTTCAACTTTGTATAATATTGAAGGTGTTCTTCTTCCATGAAACACATGAATTAGCTGAGAGCTTTTCGATGGATAATGATTATTAAAAAAGGATAATAAAAAATACAAAAAGTATCGATTTTGAGTAGCCATAGTTCACCTCTTCTTCTTTTCAGAATACACGTTCAAATCCATTTTTTCAATATAAAAAAGGCGGTCATATAGACCCGCCTTTTAGAATAACTATTCGCTAGTTGATAAAGCTTAATTCTCATTTTCTAAAACATATCGTTTAGACTGTTTTTTATAAAGTCTGGTTCTTGATTTAACTAACCAAGGTTTAAGTTTTTGAAATGCTACGAAAAAGATGATGCCTACAATTGGACCTTTAATTA
Coding sequences within:
- the glnA gene encoding type I glutamate--ammonia ligase; the protein is MSSFTKEEILKQAKEKEVRFLRLMFTDIDGIIKNVEVPISQLEKVMDNEIAFDGSSIDGFVDIDQSDMKLHPDLDTWLVFPWELETVKGTIARFICDVYNPDGTPFAGDPRSNLRRVLKEMNEAGFTKFNLGPEPEFFLFKLDENGKPSKTLNDNGGYFDLAPTDLAENCRRDIVLELEALGFEIEASHHEVAPGQHEIDWKYADAIEACDNIQTFKLIVKTVARKHGLHATFMPKPTANISGSGMHFNMSLFTEEGNAFFDEANVDQLSNTAYQFIAGILDHAKSYTAICNPIVNSYKRLTPGFEAPVYVAWSGTNRTPLVRVPASRGMSTRVELRSVDPSANPYLALAVLLKAGLKGISEAKTAPEPVNRDIFNMDQIERNENNIESLPRTLYEAVQNLKADETIKDALGQHIFERFVSAKEYDWSNYSLAVSEWETERYFELY
- a CDS encoding HU family DNA-binding protein — protein: MANKAELIEKVSAATDLTKKDATAAVESVFETIKESLANGEKVQVIGFGNFEVRDRAARKGRNPQTGEEIQIPASKVPAFKAGKALKDAVK
- the der gene encoding ribosome biogenesis GTPase Der, translated to MTKPVVAIVGRPNVGKSTIFNRIVGERISIVEDVSGVTRDRIYASAEWLGKEFTLIDTGGITMEDEPLNAQIRNQAQIAIEEADVIIMLASIREGVTDADEQVAPILYRSGKPVVLAVNKADNPESRTYSYEFYSLGLGDPFPISGSHGLGLGDLLDAVVAEFPEDLDEEFDEGTIRFSLIGRPNVGKSSLVNAIIGEDRVIVSDIAGTTREAVDTKFETDDGREFAIIDTAGIRKKGKVYENTEKYSVLRAMRAIERSEVVLCVINAEEGIREQDKKVFGYAHEAGKGIIIVVNKWDTVEKETNTLRDFELEVREEFRYLSYAPVIFVSAISKKRLDKLPDIIERVYRNQHLRIQSSILNDVVMDAVATNPTPTDKGRRLKIYYTTQVSVSPPTFIIFVNDPELLHFSYKRYLENRFRATFDFEGTPIHIIARRRT
- the rpsA gene encoding 30S ribosomal protein S1: MAENEDAQVQPAVGSSDSDSESMSDVLKDVVDITPGDLVQGEVLVIDSEKQVIVGLGGGQEGIIPPKELSTERFEHPSDVVKVGDVIDVVVLRDVKDKEQGSFVLSKKRVDQRKVWEELQTKFDNGETIEAPVTRVVKGGLTVDAGVRGFVPASQMDVQYVSDLNQFEGQTYTFKILEIDPNERQLILSRKALMADEQAKIKEEAFDALEEGSTVKGTVVRLTNFGAFVNLGGVDGLVHISEISHERIGHPKEKLNAGDEVDVKVLSVDRDKERISLSIKDTLAGPWDNLEEELPEGSVVTGKVKRVTDFGAFVEVKPGVEGLVHISEMAHKHVETPHEVVAKDEEIQVKVLSVSPSEERISLSIKALEEAPEQASKPAANKSKKPSSSKPQQVTKSSFGDDDEDGTFTLGDQIGDQLSSLLNNDDQE
- the cmk gene encoding (d)CMP kinase, with protein sequence MTVAIDGPASSGKSTVAKKIADHLDLIYVDSGAMYRAITYIAIKNQLDLTNQNAIVNELNQLVIDFKRSDNGQLVYCNDVEVTMDIRQNDVTNAVSLVAAHPDVRTVLVQRQREMASSKNVIMDGRDIGTVVLPNASVKIFLVASVDERAERRHKENLEKGIESDLTKLKQEIRERDRKDSTRAVSPLKKADDAVEIDTTAFSIEEVTEKIESIIFEKYPEYQK
- a CDS encoding LysM peptidoglycan-binding domain-containing protein, producing MSKKDRESMEELWSKRFDEEVDYDDQAMSRKAKREREKSISPILTVTVVFLVLIIVVTLGTYAWYSQREPNFPNSQQPTVEQPATTESEEEPEAEEEPEVAEEPEDTEETVEEPAEETVEEPVQPQPDSESESETETTEENQPASEPAESNTDQAGSNDASEEADETTEEPAAAGETYTVKAGDNMYRIALNHGMTTQELMQLNGLSSETVFVGQVLKVN
- a CDS encoding ATP-dependent DNA helicase RecQ, with amino-acid sequence MAEKTLEQILYEKFNYKTFRSGQKEAIQAALQEVDSVVMLPTGSGKSICYQLPAYIKEGLVLIVSPLLSLMQDQVEKLKSNGERQVAALNSLSSRNEKRRIIKNLHKLKFLYISPEMIQFEFLMTKLSQLDIALFVVDEAHCISQWGMDFRPDYLKIGEVKRKLNHPTTMALTATATEQVRSEIKQSLDIDSMETREIIHSVDRSSIKLKVEICEGNKKDRLKELVHQLKSPGIVYFSSKKLADEMASVLRTELGIRAESYHSDLTIDDKVKVQQQFIDNSIQVICATSAFGMGIDKPDIRYVIHYHMPSNPEMYLQEIGRCSRDGKEGIAILLFEQGDQYLQIRLQENSLPDASLLEYIYKYQHKIKQEQTDPKVQIAQYYVNASIPYRVALHQIESRERLKKEQLEYMMQYLFTKECKRAHLLRYFDESITEKPERCCSQCTADLETYFFDEEEDHLVVKSATIDWRLRLKQLYKLDEESMN
- a CDS encoding helix-turn-helix domain-containing protein, which codes for MATQNRYFLYFLLSFFNNHYPSKSSQLIHVFHGRRTPSILYKVENEQLFPAFGLFKELKKEHLEHYLQTLSSKNLLQGSEEDGYLLTSLGYKALTQYFENKKYPEAIRSLENATLRNSFYLQIQLVSQIFSEKRYDNKKYSPSIKEPIDQESVKEWLSKQKTPMDQLALQWATELYDLLLMFTEEEASMIVGKLTGHDIIGKTNRQLAESLEMESVELNVRLNDTFEQLIIQAKASEGLLLNDFVAYLDQRTYFGLSKSTYDTYLMINEGHSVERISEIRQLKLNTIREHILEIYLIHPGFNIQPYIPADQYERLNSAFEQNPKYSYKQAKQDHEDLMFMWFRLVEIERIRYGRENTRANTL